From a region of the Eretmochelys imbricata isolate rEreImb1 chromosome 6, rEreImb1.hap1, whole genome shotgun sequence genome:
- the GMFB gene encoding glia maturation factor beta isoform X1 encodes MKTFLCKHFEKSLFCDQLGGGQLAELSVSEEFKSESLVVCDVAEDLVEKLRKFRFRKETNNAAIIMKIDKDKQLVVLDEEHEGISPDELKDELPERQPRFIVYSYKYQHDDGRVSYPLCFIFSSPVGCKPEQQMMYAGSKNKLVQTAELTKVFEIRNTEDLTEEWLREKLGYFH; translated from the exons ATGAAAACATTTCTGTGTAAACACTTCGAAAAGTCACTCTTCTGTGATCAGTTGGGAGGAGGGCAGCTGGCTGAGCTATCGGTTTCTGAAGAATTTAAG agtgAATCTCTGGTGGTTTGTGATGTTGCTGAAGATCTGGTGGAAAAGTTGAGAAAATTTCGGTTTCGCAAAGAAACCAACAATGCTGCCATTATAA TGAAGATTGACAAGGATAAGCAGCTGGTGGTACTGGATGAGGAGCATGAG GGCATTTCCCCTGATGAACTAAAAGATGAGCTGCCTGAGAGACAACCTCG ATTCATTGTGTATAGTTACAAGTATCAGCATGATGATGGAAGAGTTTCTTATCCATTGTGCTTTATCTTCTCCAGTCCAGTTG GATGCAAGCCTGAACAACAGATGATGTACGCTGGGAGCAAGAATAAGCTTGTACAGACAGCTGAACTCACTAAG GTATTTGAAATAAGAAATACAGAAGACCTAACTGAAGAGTGGCTGCGTGAGAAACTGGGCTACTTCCATTAA
- the GMFB gene encoding glia maturation factor beta isoform X3: MKTFLCKHFEKSLFCDQLGGGQLAELSVSEEFKSESLVVCDVAEDLVEKLRKFRFRKETNNAAIIMKIDKDKQLVVLDEEHEGISPDELKDELPERQPRFIVYSYKYQHDDGRVSYPLCFIFSSPVGCKPEQQMMYAGSKNKLVQTAELTKL; encoded by the exons ATGAAAACATTTCTGTGTAAACACTTCGAAAAGTCACTCTTCTGTGATCAGTTGGGAGGAGGGCAGCTGGCTGAGCTATCGGTTTCTGAAGAATTTAAG agtgAATCTCTGGTGGTTTGTGATGTTGCTGAAGATCTGGTGGAAAAGTTGAGAAAATTTCGGTTTCGCAAAGAAACCAACAATGCTGCCATTATAA TGAAGATTGACAAGGATAAGCAGCTGGTGGTACTGGATGAGGAGCATGAG GGCATTTCCCCTGATGAACTAAAAGATGAGCTGCCTGAGAGACAACCTCG ATTCATTGTGTATAGTTACAAGTATCAGCATGATGATGGAAGAGTTTCTTATCCATTGTGCTTTATCTTCTCCAGTCCAGTTG GATGCAAGCCTGAACAACAGATGATGTACGCTGGGAGCAAGAATAAGCTTGTACAGACAGCTGAACTCACTAAG TTATAG
- the GMFB gene encoding glia maturation factor beta isoform X2 gives MTFALATFLVRRPSYLQYWPLSESLVVCDVAEDLVEKLRKFRFRKETNNAAIIMKIDKDKQLVVLDEEHEGISPDELKDELPERQPRFIVYSYKYQHDDGRVSYPLCFIFSSPVGCKPEQQMMYAGSKNKLVQTAELTKVFEIRNTEDLTEEWLREKLGYFH, from the exons ATGACGTTTGCCCTTGCTACTTTTTTAGTGAGGAGACCCTCCTATCTTCAATATTGGCCTCTG agtgAATCTCTGGTGGTTTGTGATGTTGCTGAAGATCTGGTGGAAAAGTTGAGAAAATTTCGGTTTCGCAAAGAAACCAACAATGCTGCCATTATAA TGAAGATTGACAAGGATAAGCAGCTGGTGGTACTGGATGAGGAGCATGAG GGCATTTCCCCTGATGAACTAAAAGATGAGCTGCCTGAGAGACAACCTCG ATTCATTGTGTATAGTTACAAGTATCAGCATGATGATGGAAGAGTTTCTTATCCATTGTGCTTTATCTTCTCCAGTCCAGTTG GATGCAAGCCTGAACAACAGATGATGTACGCTGGGAGCAAGAATAAGCTTGTACAGACAGCTGAACTCACTAAG GTATTTGAAATAAGAAATACAGAAGACCTAACTGAAGAGTGGCTGCGTGAGAAACTGGGCTACTTCCATTAA
- the GMFB gene encoding glia maturation factor beta isoform X4, which produces MSESLVVCDVAEDLVEKLRKFRFRKETNNAAIIMKIDKDKQLVVLDEEHEGISPDELKDELPERQPRFIVYSYKYQHDDGRVSYPLCFIFSSPVGCKPEQQMMYAGSKNKLVQTAELTKVFEIRNTEDLTEEWLREKLGYFH; this is translated from the exons agtgAATCTCTGGTGGTTTGTGATGTTGCTGAAGATCTGGTGGAAAAGTTGAGAAAATTTCGGTTTCGCAAAGAAACCAACAATGCTGCCATTATAA TGAAGATTGACAAGGATAAGCAGCTGGTGGTACTGGATGAGGAGCATGAG GGCATTTCCCCTGATGAACTAAAAGATGAGCTGCCTGAGAGACAACCTCG ATTCATTGTGTATAGTTACAAGTATCAGCATGATGATGGAAGAGTTTCTTATCCATTGTGCTTTATCTTCTCCAGTCCAGTTG GATGCAAGCCTGAACAACAGATGATGTACGCTGGGAGCAAGAATAAGCTTGTACAGACAGCTGAACTCACTAAG GTATTTGAAATAAGAAATACAGAAGACCTAACTGAAGAGTGGCTGCGTGAGAAACTGGGCTACTTCCATTAA